The Sander vitreus isolate 19-12246 unplaced genomic scaffold, sanVit1 ctg557_0, whole genome shotgun sequence genomic sequence AGCTTGAGTCTGATTCACAAGAAATGTAGGAGTTTGGCCTTTTAGTGCACGCTCTTCTCTAATTGGATAATTGTCTTGCCATTCATTTGATCAGCCAGTGGCGTGAGAGAATGTGCggttgtgggcggggcttggCAGGGTTGATGTCACTgtgtacagtctatggtcaaGTGTTTTCTTCTAATAGCCGGTGTTATATTATGAAAACGTGCCTTCAGAATAAACGTTTTCTCAGAGAGTTGAAGTCTTAACACTGAAATGATTAATCAGTTAGCTGTTACACGTGTCCCTGCCTGACATGATTAAGACATGTTAGTCAACATGTAATGATCCTGATGAAGTCATCACGTCAACAACAACACATGTATCACACATATAtctaataaacaatacaaaccagCCTACTTTATACTGTTCAATTTAGCAGTCAGTGActcatctgtgtctctgtctgtgtgtgtgtgtgtgtgtgtgtgtgtgtgtgtgtgtgtgtgtgtggttgtgtgtctgtgtgtgtgtgtgtgtgtgtgtgtgtggttgtgtgtgtgtgtgtgtgtgtgtgtgtgtgtgtgtgtgtgtgtgtgtgtgtgtgtgtgtgtgtgtgtgtgtgtgtgtgtgtgtgtgtgtgtgtgtgtgtgtgtgtgtgtgtgtgtgtgtgtgtgtgtgtgtgtgtgataatgagtgtgtttgtgtgtctgtggacatgtgtgtgtgcatgtgtgtgtgatgagtgagtgtgtgtgtgtgtgtgtgtgtgtgagtgtgtgataatgagtgtgtgtgtgtgtgtgtgtgtgtgtgtgtgtgtgtgtgtgtgatagtgtgtgtgtgtgtgtgtgtgtgtgtgtgagtgtgtgataatgagtgtgtgtgtgtgtgtgtgtgtgcctgtgtgtgtgtgtgtgtgtgtgtgtgtctaagtaaaaaaaatagcaatgttcatgtgtgtatgtttgttggtgtgtgtccatgtgttagtgtgttcatgtgtgtgtgtgtgtgtgtgttcatgtgttagtgtgttcatgtgttagtgtgtgcctgtgtctgtgtgtgtgtgtgtgtgtctgtgtgtgtgtgtctgtgtgtgtgcctgtgtgtgtgtgtctgtgtgtgtgtgtgtgtgtgtgtgtgtgtgtgtctgtgtctgtgtgtgtgtgtgtgtgtctgtgtgtgtgtgtgtgtgtgtgtgtgtgtgtgtgtgtgtgtgtgtgtgtgtgtgtgtgtgtgtgtgtgtgtgtgtgtgtgtgtgtgtgtgtgtgtgtgtgtgtgtgtgtgtgtgtgtgtgtgtgtgtgtgtgtgtgtgtgtgtgtgtgtgtgtgtgtgtgtgtgtgtgtgtgtctgtgtgtgtgtgtgtctgtgcgtgtgtctgtgtctgtgtctgtgtgtgtgtgtgtgtgtgtgtgtgtgtgcctgtgtgtgtgtgtgtgtgtgtgtgtgtgtgtgtgtgtgtgtgtgtgtgtgtctgtgcctgtgtgtgtgtgataatgaGTGTGTATAGGCCTATAACCATATTGGTGCCCTATAGGTCAGATTTCAGCTGTTTTAGGTGCTTTTTCCAACGTGTTTCTGTCACATCTTTTccagtgtttccttttttttgacgttttaatCGATTTCTTTCATACTTATCTTTAACTGTTCTTTACTCATTTGGACTGGCGGCGGCCCTAGCAGTGCCTCTACTACCTGCGTCGGGCCGGCCTGAGCTCGGAGCCTAAGGCTACTGGAAGTGGGACAATGACATTTTGAAGTTAATTACTTACGTGCAAAGGTTGTATTTTGAAATTCCAGACCGGAAGTCTTGTGTCTGTGTCGATGCCTGTAGCTCCACGGTCGTCCCATCATCTGACAGCTGGTTCAGACAGGAGTTGTGTAGTCGGCCAGCTGAGAGAGGACCGTTGATGGACCAGATTTCCCTCCAGAGGATATTCTACCGAAGCGGTTGAGGAGTACCGGACCGAACCCGAAGCCACGTCGCCCCGGTCCTGCCATGGACGAACAGGCAGGCCCCGGTGTCTTCTTCAATAACAGCAACAACTCCGGCGGTGGGAATGTTATTAAAGCTCCGCAGACCAGCGACGTCGGGGGCGGAGAGGCGGCCAGGGCTCAGTACAACATCCCGGGGATTTTACACTTTCTCCAGCACGAGTGGGGCCGCTACGAGGTAGAGAGGTCGCACTGGGATGTCGAGAGGGCCGAGCTGCAGGTAAGCAGCCTCAAGTCGTTGAGGTGTCAACTGTCcgacattgtttttgtttgcaatCTGTGCTTCGCACTGAATGGTGAGAGTATTGCGCAAAACCGCATTGAAGAATGCGACAATTCAATGTGTAATTGCGTGTCGGCTAATAAATATTCCCTGGAAAGTAACAAATATCACTTAGTGTGAGTGGGAAAGGTGTTTTATTTCATTCGGGAGTAGTGTAATCCTGTACCAACACGTTTTTCCTGCAACATTTATACTTTTAGGGGATGCTTCGCACTATTTAGCCTACTACCTCTTCTGCGTTGTACGTTGGTCTGTACACGGAATGACGTATATTCCTTCAGAAATGTAAAGTTTTGCTGCTACACGGGCTACTTTGCTCATCATTGTGATGCCGAATTAAAGGACAAGCCCTCATGGAtccagaaaatgtattaaatactGTACCTGAGGTTTGTGTGTCAATGTCGAGCAAGACGACATAGAATTGCGCAATATTTAAATGGAGGTTTCGTGCAAAGTCTTCAACGAGGATGTGTCTGCGCTACCTGCTAACCAGGTTAGCTGTGCTTGAGATTTCAGACTTTACAGTTTGTATCGTGTCGACTGTGAATAGTTGCATGACAATAATGATAACTTACATATGTATCATTATTACAGCTCAGCCGACCCACgtcgttttatttattttattatatggtCGATTACCTGTGCAGCGCAGAAAACCCTGCTTATGAGGTCCATTATCGGACACGCAGCTGCCAGTGCCTGACATGATCCCTTCGTTCTCCTTCAGAATCGTTTAATGATCAGACCAAAACACAGCCAGG encodes the following:
- the LOC144514372 gene encoding striatin-like, whose product is MDEQAGPGVFFNNSNNSGGGNVIKAPQTSDVGGGEAARAQYNIPGILHFLQHEWGRYEVERSHWDVERAELQAQIAFLQGERRGQENLKKDLVRRIKMLEYALKQE